One part of the Lapillicoccus jejuensis genome encodes these proteins:
- the efp gene encoding elongation factor P, producing the protein MASTNDLKNGMVLNIDNQLWSVVEFQHVKPGKGPAFVRTKLKAVLSGKVVDKTFNAGTKVETANVDKRTMQYLYKDGSDFVFMDTDTYDQLQVSEAVVGTAAGYMLENQNAIVATHDGVPLYVELPASVVLEITYTEPGLQGDRSTGGTKPATLETGATINVPLFLETGTKVKVDTRDGSYLGRVN; encoded by the coding sequence GTGGCGAGCACCAACGACCTCAAGAACGGCATGGTCCTCAACATCGACAACCAGCTCTGGTCCGTCGTGGAGTTCCAGCACGTCAAGCCCGGCAAGGGCCCGGCCTTCGTCCGCACCAAGCTCAAGGCCGTGCTGTCGGGCAAGGTCGTCGACAAGACCTTCAACGCCGGCACCAAGGTCGAGACGGCCAACGTCGACAAGCGCACGATGCAGTACCTGTACAAGGACGGGTCGGACTTCGTCTTCATGGACACCGACACCTACGACCAGCTCCAGGTCTCCGAGGCCGTCGTCGGCACCGCCGCGGGCTACATGCTGGAGAACCAGAACGCGATCGTCGCCACCCACGACGGCGTCCCGCTGTACGTCGAGCTCCCGGCCTCCGTGGTCCTCGAGATCACCTACACCGAGCCGGGCCTGCAGGGCGACCGCTCCACCGGCGGCACCAAGCCCGCCACCCTCGAGACCGGCGCGACCATCAACGTCCCGCTGTTCCTCGAGACCGGCACCAAGGTCAAGGTCGACACCCGCGACGGGTCGTACCTCGGCCGCGTGAACTGA
- a CDS encoding dienelactone hydrolase family protein → MDPLGDLVDVPVPADLPGASRGLRAYVARPPGDGPHPGVVMVHEAFGLDDVMRRSADHLASMGYVVAAPDLFGAGRRLPCLVATFRSLRSGSGAAFDDLEATRRMLLARDDATGGVGVIGFCMGGGFALLLAQPGRGYDAASVNYGMLAQGDAQLDALAGGCPVVASYGAKDTALADVPPKLAAALEAHGTPYDVKRYGSAGHSFLNDAENAPWWLRPLLRVQGAGPEPVAAADAWRRIGEFFGTHLPR, encoded by the coding sequence ATGGACCCCCTGGGAGACCTCGTCGACGTCCCCGTCCCGGCCGACCTGCCCGGCGCCTCACGCGGCCTGCGGGCCTACGTGGCCCGGCCGCCGGGCGACGGGCCGCACCCCGGGGTGGTCATGGTCCACGAGGCCTTCGGCCTCGACGACGTCATGCGCCGCAGCGCCGACCACCTCGCGTCGATGGGGTACGTCGTCGCGGCGCCCGACCTCTTCGGCGCCGGCCGCCGGCTGCCGTGCCTCGTCGCGACCTTCCGGTCGCTGCGGTCGGGGAGCGGCGCGGCCTTCGACGACCTCGAGGCGACCCGGCGGATGCTGCTCGCCCGCGACGACGCGACCGGTGGGGTGGGCGTCATCGGCTTCTGCATGGGCGGCGGGTTCGCGCTGCTGCTCGCCCAGCCCGGGCGGGGGTACGACGCCGCCTCGGTCAACTACGGGATGCTCGCCCAGGGCGACGCGCAGCTCGACGCGCTCGCCGGCGGCTGCCCCGTGGTCGCGTCGTACGGCGCCAAGGACACGGCGCTCGCCGACGTGCCGCCCAAGCTGGCCGCCGCGCTCGAGGCCCACGGGACGCCGTACGACGTCAAGCGCTACGGCTCGGCCGGCCACTCGTTCCTCAACGACGCCGAGAACGCGCCCTGGTGGCTGCGCCCGCTGCTGCGGGTGCAGGGCGCGGGGCCCGAGCCGGTGGCGGCCGCCGACGCGTGGCGGCGGATCGGCGAGTTCTTCGGGACGCACCTGCCCCGGTAG
- the aroB gene encoding 3-dehydroquinate synthase, with the protein MSVTTIGVGTGAAAYDVLVGRGLLGDPSVVTRLLPAGVSRVLVVHPEPMAALARRLGDAAEQAGVRAVLAAVPDAESAKTAEVAAGLWARLGQEGFTRTDAVVGVGGGTVTDLAGFVAATWLRGVAVVQVPTTLLAMVDAAVGGKTGINTAEGKNLVGAFHEPVGVVCDLDVLTTLPPADLAAGLAEVVKCGFVADAEILRLVEQDPADAADPAGERLRELVERAVRVKAEVVTADLLESSLREVLNYGHTFGHAVEQVEGYTWRHGEAVAVGMVFVAELARRTGHLSEADVARHRAVLTSLGLPTAYAGRGSWEALRTAMGRDKKTRGDRLRFVVLDGLGRPTRLEGPAEADLEASYAAVRAESPAGRPR; encoded by the coding sequence GTGAGCGTCACGACGATCGGGGTCGGCACCGGCGCGGCGGCGTACGACGTCCTCGTCGGCCGCGGCCTGCTCGGCGACCCGTCGGTCGTCACCCGCCTGCTGCCCGCGGGCGTCAGCCGCGTCCTCGTCGTCCACCCGGAGCCGATGGCCGCGCTGGCCCGCCGCCTCGGCGACGCCGCCGAGCAGGCGGGCGTGCGGGCGGTGCTCGCCGCCGTGCCCGACGCCGAGTCGGCCAAGACCGCCGAGGTCGCCGCCGGGCTGTGGGCCCGGCTCGGGCAGGAGGGCTTCACCCGCACCGACGCGGTCGTCGGGGTCGGCGGCGGCACGGTGACCGACCTCGCCGGGTTCGTCGCCGCCACCTGGCTGCGCGGGGTCGCCGTCGTGCAGGTGCCGACGACGCTGCTGGCCATGGTCGACGCGGCCGTCGGGGGCAAGACGGGCATCAACACGGCCGAGGGCAAGAACCTCGTCGGCGCCTTCCACGAGCCCGTCGGGGTCGTCTGCGACCTCGACGTCCTCACCACCCTGCCGCCGGCCGACCTGGCCGCCGGGCTGGCCGAGGTCGTCAAGTGCGGCTTCGTCGCCGACGCCGAGATCCTGCGCCTCGTCGAGCAGGACCCGGCGGACGCCGCCGACCCGGCGGGGGAGCGGCTGCGCGAGCTCGTCGAGCGGGCCGTGCGGGTCAAGGCCGAGGTCGTCACCGCCGACCTCTTGGAGTCCTCGCTGCGCGAGGTCCTCAACTACGGCCACACCTTCGGCCACGCCGTCGAGCAGGTCGAGGGCTACACCTGGCGGCACGGCGAGGCCGTCGCCGTCGGCATGGTCTTCGTCGCCGAGCTGGCCCGGCGCACCGGCCACCTGTCCGAGGCGGACGTCGCGCGGCACCGGGCGGTGCTCACCTCGCTGGGGCTGCCGACGGCGTACGCCGGCCGCGGCTCGTGGGAGGCGCTGCGCACCGCGATGGGCCGCGACAAGAAGACCCGCGGCGACCGGCTGCGGTTCGTCGTCCTCGACGGGCTCGGCCGGCCGACCCGCCTGGAGGGGCCCGCCGAGGCCGACCTCGAGGCGTCGTACGCCGCCGTGCGGGCCGAGTCGCCCGCCGGTCGGCCGCGCTGA
- a CDS encoding shikimate kinase translates to MSQPVADGPVVVLIGPPGSGKTVTGQALAELLGLPFEDTDERVVRTAGRSISEIFVDDGEAAFRTLERDAVAAALTESRGVVSLGGGAPIQEPVRELLAGRRVVFLDVGIADAARRVGFDGARPLLAVNPRGSWIAMMKVRRPVYEALATVRVDTAGRTPQDVAAEAAQALGLTPAPGAGSDGTEGTEGTEGTDA, encoded by the coding sequence GTGAGCCAGCCCGTCGCCGACGGGCCCGTCGTCGTCCTCATCGGGCCGCCCGGTTCGGGCAAGACCGTGACGGGGCAGGCCCTCGCCGAGCTGCTCGGCCTCCCCTTCGAGGACACTGACGAGCGGGTGGTCCGGACGGCCGGCCGCAGCATCTCGGAGATCTTCGTCGACGACGGCGAGGCCGCCTTCCGCACCCTCGAGAGGGACGCCGTCGCGGCCGCGCTCACCGAGTCGCGCGGTGTGGTCTCGCTCGGCGGTGGCGCGCCGATCCAGGAGCCGGTGCGCGAGCTGCTCGCCGGCCGCCGGGTCGTCTTCCTCGACGTCGGTATCGCCGACGCCGCCCGCCGGGTCGGCTTCGACGGGGCCCGGCCGTTGCTGGCGGTCAACCCGCGCGGGTCGTGGATCGCCATGATGAAGGTGCGCCGCCCCGTCTACGAGGCGCTCGCGACGGTCCGCGTCGACACCGCCGGCCGCACCCCGCAGGACGTCGCCGCCGAGGCGGCGCAGGCGCTCGGGCTCACGCCCGCCCCCGGCGCCGGCTCTGACGGGACCGAGGGGACCGAGGGGACCGAGGGGACCGACGCGTGA
- the aroC gene encoding chorismate synthase gives MAHLRWLTAGESHGPALVAVLEGLPAGVEVTSGDVAAALARRRLGFGRGARMKFEQDRVDVLGGLRHGVSLGSPFAVRIGNSEWPKWETVMSPDPVTDEAFAASDDVNAEKEVARNRPLTRPRPGHADLVGMQKYAFDDARPVLERASARETAARVALGEVAARLLAQAYGIRLVSHTVAIGEAGVADDAPLPLPDDVERLDADPVRTLDADGSAAMVAEVEAARKDGDTLGGVVEVLAYGVPPGLGSHVHWDRRLDSRLAAALMGIQAIKGVEVGDGFRTARRRGSRAHDEMERDEAGAIRRRTGRAGGTEGGMSTGQVLRVRAAMKPISTVPRSLDTVDTASDEPAKAIHQRSDVCAVPAAGVVAEAMVALVLADACLEKFGGDSVSETRRNHESYLASVPERLRTWTS, from the coding sequence ATGGCACACCTGCGGTGGCTGACGGCCGGAGAGTCCCACGGACCCGCCCTCGTCGCCGTCCTCGAAGGGCTGCCGGCGGGCGTCGAGGTGACCAGCGGCGACGTCGCCGCGGCCCTCGCGCGACGCCGGCTGGGCTTCGGGCGCGGCGCGCGGATGAAGTTCGAGCAGGACCGGGTCGACGTGCTCGGCGGGCTGCGGCACGGGGTCAGCCTCGGGTCGCCGTTCGCGGTCCGGATCGGCAACTCCGAGTGGCCGAAGTGGGAGACGGTGATGAGCCCCGACCCCGTCACGGACGAGGCGTTCGCCGCGTCCGACGACGTCAACGCGGAGAAGGAGGTCGCGCGCAACCGGCCGCTGACCCGCCCGCGGCCCGGTCACGCCGACCTCGTCGGCATGCAGAAGTACGCCTTCGACGACGCCCGCCCGGTGCTCGAGCGGGCCTCGGCCCGCGAGACCGCCGCCCGCGTGGCCCTCGGCGAGGTCGCCGCGCGCCTCCTCGCCCAGGCCTACGGGATCCGGCTGGTGTCGCACACCGTCGCCATCGGCGAGGCCGGCGTCGCCGACGACGCGCCGCTGCCGCTGCCCGACGACGTCGAGCGGCTCGACGCCGACCCGGTGCGCACCCTCGACGCCGACGGTTCGGCCGCGATGGTCGCCGAGGTCGAGGCCGCCCGCAAGGACGGCGACACCCTCGGCGGGGTCGTCGAGGTCCTCGCGTACGGCGTCCCCCCGGGCCTCGGCTCGCACGTCCACTGGGACCGCCGCCTCGACTCGCGGCTCGCGGCCGCGCTCATGGGGATCCAGGCCATCAAGGGCGTCGAGGTCGGCGACGGCTTCCGGACGGCGCGCCGCCGCGGCTCCCGGGCGCACGACGAGATGGAGCGCGACGAGGCCGGGGCGATCCGCCGCCGGACCGGTCGCGCGGGCGGCACCGAGGGTGGCATGTCGACCGGCCAGGTGCTGCGGGTCCGCGCCGCGATGAAGCCGATCTCGACGGTGCCGCGCTCGCTCGACACCGTCGACACCGCCTCGGACGAGCCGGCCAAGGCCATCCACCAGCGCTCCGACGTCTGCGCGGTGCCCGCGGCGGGGGTCGTCGCCGAGGCGATGGTCGCGCTCGTGCTCGCCGACGCGTGCCTGGAGAAGTTCGGCGGCGACAGCGTCTCCGAGACCCGGCGCAACCACGAGTCCTACCTCGCCTCCGTGCCCGAGCGCCTGCGGACGTGGACGTCGTGA
- a CDS encoding prepilin peptidase has protein sequence MSTPAPSAPLWLVVAVTLAGVVVGLVLARPLATLGYRLDDEALRPTRELPRLPRGAGDREMLGPLPLAPRPRPAPPGVVVVAVPVVWGLLAWRLGGVAQGALLPAFLLLGAVGVALAWIDADVHRLPQGLTLPLVPGLLLLLVVASAVTGDWGALLRAVLVGVGGGAAYLLLSLLSLLVPGLPFGLGDVTLGAILSAALGWLGVATAVAGAYLAFVVAGVVLLVLLLARRVRRHTSVAFGPYLVAGALLAAMLSVRPLGG, from the coding sequence GTGAGCACGCCCGCGCCGAGCGCCCCGCTCTGGCTCGTCGTCGCCGTGACCCTCGCCGGGGTCGTCGTCGGCCTCGTCCTCGCCCGACCGCTGGCCACCCTCGGCTACCGCCTCGACGACGAGGCGCTGCGCCCGACCCGCGAGCTGCCGCGGCTGCCGCGCGGCGCGGGGGACCGCGAGATGCTCGGTCCGCTGCCCCTCGCGCCCCGTCCGCGTCCCGCGCCGCCGGGGGTCGTCGTCGTCGCCGTCCCGGTCGTCTGGGGGCTGCTGGCCTGGCGCCTCGGCGGGGTCGCTCAGGGGGCGCTGCTGCCCGCCTTCCTCCTGCTGGGGGCGGTGGGGGTGGCCCTGGCCTGGATCGACGCCGACGTGCACCGGCTGCCGCAGGGGCTGACCCTGCCGCTCGTGCCGGGTCTGCTGCTGCTGCTCGTCGTCGCCTCGGCGGTGACGGGGGACTGGGGCGCCCTGCTGCGGGCCGTGCTCGTGGGGGTGGGCGGCGGGGCGGCGTACCTGCTCCTGTCGCTCCTCAGCCTGCTCGTGCCGGGCCTGCCCTTCGGCCTCGGCGACGTCACCCTGGGCGCGATCCTCTCGGCGGCCCTGGGCTGGCTGGGGGTGGCGACGGCGGTGGCCGGTGCCTACCTCGCGTTCGTCGTGGCCGGGGTCGTCCTGCTCGTGCTGCTGCTGGCCCGGCGGGTGCGCCGGCACACGTCGGTCGCCTTCGGGCCCTACCTCGTCGCCGGCGCGCTGCTGGCGGCCATGCTGTCCGTCCGACCGCTGGGCGGCTGA